The genomic segment GCTCGCTGGCCCCACCTTACGCCATCATAGTCGGTGCCCGCGCGACTGGCACGTTGCGGATTTCAGAATTGACCGGCTGGCGATTTCTCGATTCAATGCTCTCCGCGGGGATGCTCTCACTCCACTTTTTCATGATGCGGAACTCTGCGTTCAACACGAGGAATGTCGTCACGCCGTGCTGGCTGCCGGCGGCGCTGGCCGTCGTTTGCTTGCTGCCTCGGGCGGCGCTGGCCGTCAAGCTCGACGCGCTGTGCAACGACGCCGTCTTCTATATCAACCTGGCCCAGGGTTTCGAGCAGGGAAACTTGAACGCGGGCCTGGGACGCATGGGGCTGAACACCTATCCGCCCATCCTGGCGGCCCTGCACCAATTCGGCCTGGGCTGGGAAGCGGCCGGCAAATGGTGGGGCGTGTTCGCGGCTGCGCTGGCGGTGATGCCGCTCTACGGCTGGGTCAGGCGCCAGTTCGACGACCGCACGGCGCTGGTCGCCGGACTGCTCTATGCGTTTCACCCCAAGCTGATCGAGTGGAGCCCGGAGCTGCTCCGCGATCCGACGTTCTGGCTGCTTTGCGGAACGTCGCTCTATTGCAGTTGGCGGGCGGCGGACGAGCGGCAAGTCGGCTGGTATCTGACGGCGGGCATCAGCATCGCGCTGGCGGTGCATACGCGGTTCGAAGGCTGGTTTCTGTATCTGCCGCTCGTCGGCTGGACGGCGTGTGGCGTGCGTGCGGCATGTCCGCGGTCGCGAAAGTTGGCGGGCCTCTTGCTGGCCCTGGCTATGTGCCCGACGCTGATCGTGCTCGTCAATGCGACGGCCTTGCGGCAACACGATCGCTGGGAGTTGGGAAACTTCGACCGTCTGCAATACGTTATGCTGTGGTGGAAGGCGGCGTGGGGGCCGGAGCGGGTGGCCGACGGGACGATTGTGTCAGGGACCGACGCAGGCGAGACGCCTACGCTAGGGGCGGATGCAGGCGGGACGCCGCCGGCCCGCATGCCGGCGAAAAAGATGCTGGTGCTTTATGGCAACGCGTTCCGGCGAGGGTTCGGCGCGATCTTCGGAATCGCCTGGCTGATCGGCTTCGCCACTGCCCGCCGGCGGCTGCTGCGCGCCGATTATGCGGTGCTGTTCTTCGTAGCCGGGTGCGTCGCCGCGGCTGCCTGGGTACACCTGTGGTACGCGCAGGCCACGAGCAGCCGCTATTTTCTGACGATTGTTTTGCTGGCCCTGCCGTGCTCCGCCACGGGATGGCTGTGGGGCTACGATCGACTGGCCCATCTCGCGGCGCGCGCGTTTCAAGCACGTTGGGTCGGACCGGCCGTCACGGTTGCCGCGATCATCGCGACGGCGCTGGCGGGCGTGGGCGAGTCGCTGGCCGACCGGCACGACGGCCGCTCGCGCGAGGCCGCCCTGGGCCGTTGGCTGTTGGCAGAGTTCGGGCCGGCAAGCCGGATTGCCACGCTGGGGCCGATGCCCCTCGTCGGCTTTTATGCTCAAACCGTGACCAGCGTGGTTGGCACAAACGATGCCGATTTCTTCGGGCCGGAGCCGGATGCCCCGGTACAAGCGATTGTGGCCGTGCGGCGCGGCGCGGCTGCGGGCTCGGTGCCGGACTTCGTGAACGCGGGAAACGAGCGAGGTTATCGCCGCGTCGATCCCGCGCGCCTGCCGACGGGCCACGATTGGAGCGACGTGGTGGTGCTGATTGCGTCTGCCCCGGTCCCCTGCGCGAGGCCCTCACGATGACCGCCTATTTGGTGCCTTTGCTCGTGGCGGCGGCGACAAGCCTGTTGGCGACACCGCTGGCGCGGCGGCTGGCTTGGCGCCGCGGTGCCCTCGATCATGCCGACGGCCAGCGAAAGCTGCACGCATCGCCGGTGCCCTATTGGGGCGGACTGGCGCTGTTCACGGCACTGGCGGTCGGCACGATCAGCGGCGCGGCCCTGCACTCGTGGGGTGGCCTTCCCAGGCCGTCTCCAGCAAACGACGGCCTAGGAAGGCCGCCCCACGTGGAAATCTCGCAAGTGCCGCTGGCCCTGCTCGCGTCGGCGAGCATGATGTGCCTCGTCGGCTGGCTCGACGACCGCAACTCCTTGCGGGTCCGCTGGAAGCTGCTCGGCCAGGTGCTGGCCACGTTTCCTTTGGTCTTTTCCGGCCACGGAATCGAGCGCATCGAGTGCGGCGGATTCGTGCTCGACCCCGGATGGTGGAGCGTGCCGCTGACCATCGCCTGGCTCGTGGCCTGCGCGAACGCGGTCAACTTTCTCGACGGCGCCGACGGGCTGGCGGCCAGCCTCGGGCTGGTCATCGCCGCCGCGGCCACCTTGGTTGCCGACCGGCTCGAACACACCGATGCCGCGATGCTGGGCGCCGTGCTGGCCGGAAGCCTGGCCGGCTTTATCTTCTATAACTGGCAGCCGGCCACGATCTATCTGGGCGACGCGGGCAGCATGACGGTCGGACTTTGGCTGGCGGCGGTCGCGGCCGAAGGCTCGCGCGAGCCGCCGCTCGGTTCGCGTATGGTCGTGCTCGTGGCCTTGCTGGCGGTGCCCGCGGCCGACGTGGCCCTGGCGATCGCCCGACGGTTGCTCAGCGGCAAGCGTTTTTGGCTGCCCGACCGCGCTCATCTGCACCACCGCCTCATGGACGGCGGACGCACGGTGCCGCAAGTCGTGGCGGCGCTGGCCGGTATCGCCGCGGTGACGGGCCTGGTCGCGTTCCTGGCCGCGGTACACGGCCGCGAGTTGCTGGCTTGGGCGTCGCTGGCGCTGGTGGCCATCGCGGTTGTGCGGTTCGATCTCGCCGGACGACGCGAGCTGGAACTGGTTTGCGAGGTGGCGGCGCGTTCGATGCTCCGCCTGCTGACGATTACCGCCAGCGGCAGCGGCCCGAGTGCTGGCGGCCGGCAGAGCGAGCTCGGTCGGCTGCCGCTGCCTTCGGCCTGGGCCATGTTTCTGGCCGATATGCAAGCGTTTCAAGTCGAGCTGGTGGAGATGACGATCGCTGGCCTCGCTCACGGCCCGCCGCAGACGTGGCAGGTCGCCCTGGCGCCTTGCGACGTGGCGGACTTATGGTCGGTCGAGGTGGACTTTCGCGGCGCGGGCGGTGAAAGTTGCCGCCTGCGCGTTGGGGTGAGAGACGGCGCGGCGACCGCTCCGCTTCACTGGTTGGCCTTGCAGGATCGTCTGCGGATGTACGCGACGCATTGGGCGCGGCACGCCGCCGCACTCGGCGCCGCGCTAGGGACCGGGCCGCGGCGCGGCTTGACAATCGTGCCGGCTCCGGGCGACGATTTGGCCAAAGCCGCCTAGACTGGCAGAGCACGAGGAGGCGCTAAGTTTTTGAAAGTACACGATGGCACGATTGCAGGGCGGGCCTGGTTTGCAGCCAGGCGGGCGAGGCGATGGTTGATCGCCTATTGGCTGCTTCTGGTGCTCTTGACGCATTGGCCCAACCCGTGGCCGCACAAGGGCGAGCCCAAGTTCGTCGACAAGCTGGTTCATTTCTCGCTCTACGCGGCGCTGGCCTGGCTGGCGCTGCACGCCATGACCGTGCGCCGCGGGACGCTCTCTCCGGCAGTCCGATGTATGATCGTTTTCCTCGTCGTCGTGGCCTTTGGCCTGCTCGACGAATGGACGCAGCCCTACACTCGACGCGACTTCGACTGGTTCGACTGGCTGGCCGACACCGTGGGCGCGGCCGCGGGCATCGCCGTCTATTATGCCTGGCAGCGGCGTTTTCGTTTCACGGACCGCTCGTAGGCACCAAGTGCTGGCCATCTACGGCGCTTGAATCTCCCAGTTTTCGATCTGCAAGCCAGGGACGCGTTCAAACTCCGCGGTATTGGCGGTCACCACCGTAAGTTGCCGCGATCGCGCGATGGAGGCGATGAGGAGATCATTTGCGCCAATCGGCGTGCCTGCGCCTTCGATTGCCGCCCGCGTTGGTCCGTAGACTTCGGCGGCGACTGAATCAAACGGCAACGATTGGAAACGTGCCAGAAAGCGTTGCTGACGCTGCAAGGTCTTTGGCGGATCGGAACTCTTCGCAGCGCCGAAAAACATCTCCGCTTCAACGACCGAGCAGACCACAATCTGCTCATCGCCAGCGCTATCGATCCGCTGTCGAAGAAGCTCCGATCTGCCGTTGAGATAACGTATGCATGCGTTCGTGTCGAGCAAATACTTCATTCAACTGGAAATGCGGGAGGCAAAGGCAGGTCAGGTGGTTCTTCAAGGCCAAGACCGGCGCACGAACCGTACATTGATTCCGAGTCAGGAAGGTTTACGCGCGGCGCCTCATTCGCTCGCGGCACGGTCTCGATCGTCACAATAACGCGGCTAAGTGCTTCCCTCGGACCGATAGGCACCGTCAGATGAAGCACGCCATCGGCTCCGATCTGAGATTCAAGCTGGATTGTTCTCATGCAGTTGCAACCACGCCTCCGTCATTGCTTTCATGTTGCCGGCGATCTCTTCGCCGATCGGATTCTCGCCTGTGATGGCCGTCAGCGCCCAAAACCAATCGTTGGGCCCCTGCTCCGCCAAGTCCAGCAG from the Pirellulales bacterium genome contains:
- a CDS encoding glycosyltransferase family 39 protein produces the protein SLAPPYAIIVGARATGTLRISELTGWRFLDSMLSAGMLSLHFFMMRNSAFNTRNVVTPCWLPAALAVVCLLPRAALAVKLDALCNDAVFYINLAQGFEQGNLNAGLGRMGLNTYPPILAALHQFGLGWEAAGKWWGVFAAALAVMPLYGWVRRQFDDRTALVAGLLYAFHPKLIEWSPELLRDPTFWLLCGTSLYCSWRAADERQVGWYLTAGISIALAVHTRFEGWFLYLPLVGWTACGVRAACPRSRKLAGLLLALAMCPTLIVLVNATALRQHDRWELGNFDRLQYVMLWWKAAWGPERVADGTIVSGTDAGETPTLGADAGGTPPARMPAKKMLVLYGNAFRRGFGAIFGIAWLIGFATARRRLLRADYAVLFFVAGCVAAAAWVHLWYAQATSSRYFLTIVLLALPCSATGWLWGYDRLAHLAARAFQARWVGPAVTVAAIIATALAGVGESLADRHDGRSREAALGRWLLAEFGPASRIATLGPMPLVGFYAQTVTSVVGTNDADFFGPEPDAPVQAIVAVRRGAAAGSVPDFVNAGNERGYRRVDPARLPTGHDWSDVVVLIASAPVPCARPSR
- a CDS encoding VanZ family protein, translated to MKVHDGTIAGRAWFAARRARRWLIAYWLLLVLLTHWPNPWPHKGEPKFVDKLVHFSLYAALAWLALHAMTVRRGTLSPAVRCMIVFLVVVAFGLLDEWTQPYTRRDFDWFDWLADTVGAAAGIAVYYAWQRRFRFTDRS
- a CDS encoding MraY family glycosyltransferase, which produces MTAYLVPLLVAAATSLLATPLARRLAWRRGALDHADGQRKLHASPVPYWGGLALFTALAVGTISGAALHSWGGLPRPSPANDGLGRPPHVEISQVPLALLASASMMCLVGWLDDRNSLRVRWKLLGQVLATFPLVFSGHGIERIECGGFVLDPGWWSVPLTIAWLVACANAVNFLDGADGLAASLGLVIAAAATLVADRLEHTDAAMLGAVLAGSLAGFIFYNWQPATIYLGDAGSMTVGLWLAAVAAEGSREPPLGSRMVVLVALLAVPAADVALAIARRLLSGKRFWLPDRAHLHHRLMDGGRTVPQVVAALAGIAAVTGLVAFLAAVHGRELLAWASLALVAIAVVRFDLAGRRELELVCEVAARSMLRLLTITASGSGPSAGGRQSELGRLPLPSAWAMFLADMQAFQVELVEMTIAGLAHGPPQTWQVALAPCDVADLWSVEVDFRGAGGESCRLRVGVRDGAATAPLHWLALQDRLRMYATHWARHAAALGAALGTGPRRGLTIVPAPGDDLAKAA
- a CDS encoding type II toxin-antitoxin system VapC family toxin, which encodes MKYLLDTNACIRYLNGRSELLRQRIDSAGDEQIVVCSVVEAEMFFGAAKSSDPPKTLQRQQRFLARFQSLPFDSVAAEVYGPTRAAIEGAGTPIGANDLLIASIARSRQLTVVTANTAEFERVPGLQIENWEIQAP